The following nucleotide sequence is from Myxocyprinus asiaticus isolate MX2 ecotype Aquarium Trade chromosome 21, UBuf_Myxa_2, whole genome shotgun sequence.
ttaacattccttgcgtttgaacatcatatttacgggcaaattggcatcatttttttttagacatttccgttgaagcaaagtattgtgggttatgagtgcccataTAGGATACACCTCacgcatcctccgaattcccatgaaagcaggtcgcattcgaagtgtcctactcgcttttatgaaacgagacagcctcaatgacgtatgcggccgacaaatgcgacctccggaggacgcatccttccaaacgagacacagtctctattactcacaccatgctattttatgatatcgacacacttttactcaaacacattgtttgaaaaacaatacattttaatgcttttattactgactcacctacatatatacacttattccagcaCTGCTGGGAGGTATGTTTTTTTTGtaatctaacattcaccttaaaactgTGTCTGAATAcaacaccattttacttgcttttggcgtcCCGTTTCAGCTAGACATTTCACTGTAAACTTGCAGCCAAACGTGATATTGCAGCACGTAAATTTTGAATTGCTAAAATGTTATGTTCACATAAATTTAATCAAACAAGGCTTCATATtcaagcatatataaacatttgtttttaaagttgatGTGCCGCGAGACCTTCCAGCCCAtgaattttggtcacaaaacaTGGCGGcgtggtcatacagtgacgtcacatgaaacaggtcagtaGTACTAAAGTGTCTCTAGCAAGCCTATTGGAGTAATTTTACAGATATTGCAAATTGGAAAAAAGTTAACTTTTGCCACATAAATACCTTATTGTGAACAAAGTCAGAGAAGTATCTTTCAAATTAATTCACAGATTCTACCCGGTGAATAGTTACCTAAAAATATTCAAACCCGATATTGACACAATATGCAACTTTTATAATATACAAGATGAAACGattgtacatttattttggtACTGTAATTATACTAAAGTGTTTTGGAATAGTTTTTGCAAGTTTGTAATTGATTTTGTGTActctcaatttttttttgttttggaaagatgttttgtttggttttgtggaTACAGATAAAAATACTGAGAAAGAGTTTTATCTTATAAATCTTTTACTTCTCCTAGCCAAATACCATATTCACAAATGTAAATTCTCCAATAATAAGCCGCATTTTAAGGTGTTTATTAGAGAGTTGCAACAATATTTTGAAACGCTCTCAGTATCGGAAAATACTAAGGCGAGGAAAACGCTAACTTGTTGTGCCTTTTTCAGGATTCCCCTGTAAAATTATtactttatatttatgtatttgtttagttatttatttatttatccatttgCTTACTTGgttatctgttatctgttttattattatttatttttttatatattttttatttatatatcacTTTATTTGGATTATAATTGAATTTTCTTTGCCCTGGCTATCATCtatgttcatttttatatttattgatgTTATGTTGTATTGTTCTTACATTTGTTCTATaattgattaataataattaaaaaaaataaaaaaataaaaaaaagtgtctcTAGCAAGTccgtccactgtcagccatctttggaacgctttcgggaggttatttccagccatgccagtgcagctcatatctacttgaatggagaaagaccaaaatctcaaacaCGGTTGGACAAGATTAcgctcaaagaacatatttcaaatcagcaataaaatctgacaatacttaTATcgtaaattgtgattctttacctcatattacgctattttcccagcttgtatagctaatgcgcatgcgcgttctagagttgattgacaggtgatatctgtatttaaaaggtgattggctcttttacctttaaggcgggacttccttacatccgttgaccgttgggtgctcagagcggcttggttgagcgttccaatttcgcCCATTCATTTCAGTTGAAGTGgccagtctctgctaaataatctctgatagtACTAGAGGtccaacagcaacaacaactgaTCGACcggtattttatagctccatgaGATCGACACGCAATCCATCACGTGATCACGTCTACACCAATGAAATCATACCAGGAAGCGCTGCAGGTGGAGAATCTATGGCAATTTTTCAGATCAGCTGTTGGTTTGCGAATATATTTTAATACTGATATTGTTCATATAATTTGTGGAACCTTGTCTTGTTATTTAATAACTTAACTGCTAGCACTGAGGTAAATATATGTGATATTGTATAATCAGGGAATATAGTTTGTCCTGAATCTCATGCAAGATGCAAGAACTCAGCTCGTGTTAGACCAAAAGCTGTAAACTTATGTTGTTTTGTCAACGTAAggctgttttatatatctaacgATTGAAAATGAGGGCAGTGGAGGAGGCGTGTTGTGTTGTCACAGTATCTGAGACGCCCCTAAACGTCAGTTCTGGATCTCAGAATAAAGCAATGAGTTGTAGTGGAGTTTTTCTAAATTGCCAGTCTGGTATTGTACTCTGTACTGGCATCGTATTTTCTCGCTTTATAAATAATAGACAATCCACGAGGAAAGACTTAAAGATATTGCGTCCTGACAGTTTCATTAAAGATATGAAAATTTATGTAGATTACACAGGAAACTATTGCGCCAACCAGCCGTGTGTAATGGACCGACGCAACATGAGCCGTCAAGAGGCTCAGCTGTTAATGCTGATAAATTGTGTGGAGTTTCAAGATGCATTTCACCAAATCTTCAAGGAGGCAGAAAAGTGGGGCTTTTATAGTGCTAGTGAGGATACAGAGGTTCTGGAAGACTCCAGGTTTTTAAGTTGGTTTGCACTTCTTCGGATGCCCACTTTATCCACCAATAGTGAATCTGTTTCATGGATGAATAGTGGTACTCTTCAAAAGGGACTTGCTGTTATTGCTTGTGGATCTCCATTTGGTGGCCTCTGTCCAGATATCTTTATGAACACAATCAGTAAAGGTATTGTGAGTAATCTGGCAGGAGATGAGAATGCGCTGATCCTGACTGATGCCTGCTGCTTGCCTGGCACTGAAGGAGGTGGCCTGTTTGTTTGTGACGGAGATAGACCTTACCTTGTGGGTTTGATCGTTTCACCACTATGCTGGAAATCAAATGAATGGATTGGCCTGACACTAGTGTGTTCTGTTCACTTAATTCTGAAAAACATGCTACAGGCTGTTGCCTCTCAGGAGTCACTGAAACAAATGTCATCACAGTTAATTACTGACTCTCTTCAAGCCCCATCATCTGCAAACCAATGTTCGAGATCTGAACACTACCCCAGTGTGGCGCTGATCGAGACTGGACAGCTGTGGGGTTCTGGTGTCCTGCTAAACCAGCATTTGGTTCTGACCTGCAGACATGTGGTGAATAGAAAATCTGTGCTTACAGTGAGAATCAACTTTGGAGGAAGGTACTTTTATGTATGCTTTGAATTCATGCAAATTCATGGTTGATCATGTTGTTTGTAGTGAAGGTGCATGCACATTTTGTAAGTATCtttgttaaaatatattacatataatcACTTTTTTCGAAAGCGGTATATTCGCAATCAGTGTAATGGCTGGTTGTGTCTGGCCATGTAATCTAAAGTAATATATCCACTTCCCACCTTTCAGATTTCATGCAGTAAGTGGAAAGGTGCTGTATTCGTCAACACCATCATCTCCCTATGATATTGCTGTAGTGGAGCTTCAGGAGTCCCTCTCAAACTTAGTAACACCCCAGTTTGCCACATACTTTCACCCAGGTAATGTGCTACAAGCCTGTATTATTTAAGCTCAAGTATAGCTGTATAGATGCCACCAACATTAGAAAAATTATCTTTGGCCCCAACTTGTATCCATTAATAATTGTTCTGTCTTTGTTTAGGTGAAGATGTAGTTGTTGTGGGTTATGGGGCTTTAGGGAGGAACTGTGGTCCTTCCTTGACCTCAGGAATCTTATCCAGAGTTTCCACCCATAAGTCACAGCCTGTGATGCTGCAAACTACATGTGCCGTGCAGTCTGGAGCCAGTGGTGGCGCCGTTGTTCGCCATGGCACTGGGGAATTACTAGGTAATATCACTCACACTTTTAGTTTCAAATTTTTAGAATGGAAAAAACATGTGCTTATTTGCATGTGCAAGTCATTCTTTACTATATCAGTACACCTGTTGTTGTTCAAAATTAATCTTGTGTTCAGTGCTTACAAAAGCTTTCGAtttaaataaagcattatatattaaatataaagcattaaatatttttcacaatacaccattataataatataacaacACTGGCTGAACCAATGGCATGTCTTAGTGGAAGAACTACCTGTTTTACCAAACAGGGGCAGACGAGGGGAGTATTTGAaactaatttttgcaattctatttgcacagaaattacacactgcatcTTTACCTGACAACTACAGAAAATGATTTTATTATGCTATGTCTGCTCTGACCAGAAGGGGGCACAATGTGACCAATTAAGCAAATCCCAAAGTTTCTAAATCAGAGCCAGCCCTTCAGCAGCAATGGCAATGTCTGGCTAAATCAAGTGTTCGTAGGCTGATTTAATttcatatcttttattttatcttatattctattattttagGTATTGTTTCCAGCAACACAAGAGACTTCACAGCAAAAGTGACATATCCCCACCTCAACTTCAGCATCCCTGTGACAGTTCTGGAACCTCTGCTGAGATGTTTTGCTCAAACTGGAGATGCTGCTGTGTTTAATGTCTTAGACAGTGCAGAGGATGGTGTCAGGAAAATATGGAGACTACAGAGCATTCAGAGCAAGCTTTGATTGTCCAGAGCCAATAATATAATTCTGAATGTTTATGATTTTTGCAAATGTACTGGATACTTGAGAATGATGATATAACTTTCTTATCTTTCTGGATAAGGTTGGAAAAGGCACAGGGATGGGCATCAGGTTACAACAGCTTGGCTCACCTTGATGGGAAAAATGACTTGATTGATTTGTGCAGCTTGCACAAAAATCCCACTTAAATTACAAaacccaattattattattatttaaatagattttatGTAGAAAAAGGCAGGTAAACATAATGCCTCGTCAAGATGAAGTAGTCAGTGATGGCAAGGGAGAAAATTCATCGTGCCAAGGTTTTGCCATGTTTTATTATCTAATACAGTGCATTGTAATTCTAATTGTTTTGCAACTGTTTATGGCCTCAGTGATGCATTTTCCATTTGGCACagttaaattctttaatattcCTACCATAAAGTAAGACCTTTTTAATTTCTTGATTTTGATCActaatatataaaatgtgtgcCAACCATCAACCCAGAAACAATGCAGTATTATAGTTTAGACCAGGAGCTTTCTTATGCACATTCTTcctaatgacattttaaatgtgtatgtactTCAATCCATCTATTAAAAAGTGTATTGTCTTTCAGaatttttgctgctgaatttgAACCCACCTCATATGTCTTTAGAACCATTCAgcttttgttgagtattttttgtATAGTTATTATAAATGAAGCTtgccaaaaagtattttaaaataggctgaaaatatttttttcctcttgtaTCTCCAAAGTCACATAAAAATGAGCAATTAGCACAGTATTGGGAGTAATTAGGAGAACAAAAGAGAGTGCTTTGGGCCCAGTGCCTTTAATCGCATTCAGGCAAGAAAGATGACACACTCAGACAAAGAAACATGCAACTAAATGCAAATATACTGCAACTCAGCGCAAATGTTTTTTGAATCCGTAAAATCCAAGTATTTACAATAATAATGgcatgtacagtacaatacaatcaTACACTAGTCCAAGTGGTATAACATCACTGTTAGCAAACTCCTGTACACTGCTGAGTAAGACATTAGAACATTCACAATGTACTTTTAATGAGTAGGCTGTCTTTTTACTAAATCAGACCAGAGATGTTATGTCCCATGATAATCCAGGTTTAATTTAAAAATCTCCAATACCCATctcatttttttaaaggatgtatATTCTGCTCTAGAAGCAGCAGTACATTACATTAATGAATATCTTCAGAGATGTTACCATCCCAAATGCACTGGCTCTTCCCTATGTGGAGCTCAGAGACCACATCTAAATAGCATACCAGATCGTGTTTATAATTCATACACATATTACAATTCATGTACTAAGCAAGTGAAACGTTTCCCTAATGGAAAAAAGGCATTCTATAAATCTGGTTAACTGATTCCATAGCATTTGTAAACCTTAAAATAGTTTATCTTTTAGATGCACAAGGAGGAGAACAGAATTGATATGTTTTAAGtacagtatttttattctttcagtCTTAGATTTTAAGATTTAGACATAGATGATAAATCCTTGCAGCACCAGATTTACACCTAGTATCTTTATAGCCAACTCATGTTTCACTACAGTTGATGGGAAGATCTGATTAGGAGACATCTGCAAAGACAGATTGGTCCCTTTGGGTATATGAGAGGGAATATGTCAGATTGCATTTTCAAAAGCTAATTCCCGACTCTCCTGTTCATCGGCATACTGCGTTGTTATATTAGCCGTGCCGCCTCTTAGGTACTGTATTTCAGCCTGGCTTAGTGGAGTATAAGCTAATTCTATTATGATAGAAATATGAAACCAGAGCGCATATATCTCAGGACTTATTGTCCATTTCAAAGAAAACAATGATGGACACTGGAAACAAGGAGAGAGAACATGACTACATTAAGACGTAGTTTATATGAAAATACAATGCTTTGCCATCTCTGGTTTTGGTTGCATTATtatacaaaagagagagagagaaaaaaagtagtGCCTTTAGAAAGAGGATCATCTTGTAGAAGTGCATTTGTGTCTTTCTGGCAAGTAGCCtaaaatctgtttgagaaatACATCATTCAAGTTCTTCAAATACACTGACAAAGGCTACCTCATCTTAAGATATTTACGACTACATCTACTTAAAGGTTGCTTCAATGCAAACAAATGTTATAGAGACTGATTATAGGGTAACAGTCTTAGCTCTATAGAGTTTTtcttttggaatttgcgactccTTGTAGTAGTTATATATTGTTGCTGTGCACATGTGTGCTAAACCGAGGACATCAAAACAATTTACATAAACTCTAAGAACAAAGACATTATACAGTAGCAGCATTCTCAAAAATGCCCAAAGAAAGCAGTTGCCATAACCGTTGAAGGTATCGATGGTCGACAGAAGATCTAACAAAGCAGTAAGCGACCTGAAATAGGTAAGACCCAAAGCCTTTCTTTATATACATACTTTTAAAAGTCAGTACCTTGAAACCTACCTTTCGAACTTACAGGTATGATTTCCAAATATATAGTGATGACGGTATGTATTTATTTGACTTGCATAAGAACGTATCACATCACACCTATCAAGCGTCTAATTCTGAGCTTGTGAGAACTGCAGATGCTAGAGACCAATTCAGGAGAAAACTCTTGCACTTACAACAAAAATATGATGTTTCACAAGTATTGATAAGCCCAATAAATGAAAACTCTTTCCCAATACCGTAATCTCACTAAAGCGAAAACTAACCAGCCACCCCTCCCCCCCTCCCCAAGTCAATGCTGTTTGGAGCTCAGTATAAAGATGACCAACCCTCCAGTGTCCATGTAATCTCAGAAGATAGAGCTGCCTCTGTAGTGATGGGCCACAGAAAGCTACTTTGAAGGCGGCGAAAATGTTGTTTCGTTCTACCAAATGTATCCACTGTCATCTACCTCTCCCACCTCCCCTTCCTCCTCCTCAGCCTCCTCGCCGTTCTCCTCCGCCTCCTTCTCCTCCTCATCCTCCCATCCGAGCCCACTGCCAAAATCACCCGAATACGTGGCCAcctcatctgaaaaaaaaaaaaagagacttggttttaaaaaaaaagccataCATCACATTATGATAGACTGCTAGACTTATAGAATGCAAAGCGAGCAATTCATGCACGACAAAGGCTAAACAAAACCTCTTACACACACTTGGCACgggaacaaaaaacaaacaggaggTATGACTTTGATGTTGGgctttttaattactattttatgtCCAGTCAGGGGATTTGTTCTTATCACCTGCAGATCCGACGCAGCCAGTAGTAATTAATCTTACGGACCTTTATTTCAGCGAGACAACTGCTCTTTTGGAATGGAAATGAACCTGGCCTAATGAATGTAGCACTTGGTCTTCTGTCAGATGGGTGACTGATGATTTTGTGGATCTAAGTCCTAAGCCCTGGAACTACAGAAGGAGCATTGTCctctctgtgtgcatgtgtgtgtgtattgagtgtgtgttgTGCTCGTGCTAACCACAGTCGGGGTTGCCATGGATTCTGGAGCCCATTAACTCTCCTCCATGCTGGTCCACACACCAGCACTCCCCTCTGCTCTTGTCACACTGCAGCCTCCTGAAAAAGCCATCCTCATCACAGCTGGGAATGTATGTATCTAAATTGACAAAAGAGAATGAGAAACACcgttttacattcatttttatgTTCTAGAATGGAGTATATAACAGGACTGGTACAAGGATGCAATCTTTGGgagggcacaa
It contains:
- the tysnd1 gene encoding peroxisomal leader peptide-processing protease, encoding MRAVEEACCVVTVSETPLNVSSGSQNKAMSCSGVFLNCQSGIVLCTGIVFSRFINNRQSTRKDLKILRPDSFIKDMKIYVDYTGNYCANQPCVMDRRNMSRQEAQLLMLINCVEFQDAFHQIFKEAEKWGFYSASEDTEVLEDSRFLSWFALLRMPTLSTNSESVSWMNSGTLQKGLAVIACGSPFGGLCPDIFMNTISKGIVSNLAGDENALILTDACCLPGTEGGGLFVCDGDRPYLVGLIVSPLCWKSNEWIGLTLVCSVHLILKNMLQAVASQESLKQMSSQLITDSLQAPSSANQCSRSEHYPSVALIETGQLWGSGVLLNQHLVLTCRHVVNRKSVLTVRINFGGRFHAVSGKVLYSSTPSSPYDIAVVELQESLSNLVTPQFATYFHPGEDVVVVGYGALGRNCGPSLTSGILSRVSTHKSQPVMLQTTCAVQSGASGGAVVRHGTGELLGIVSSNTRDFTAKVTYPHLNFSIPVTVLEPLLRCFAQTGDAAVFNVLDSAEDGVRKIWRLQSIQSKL